From the Streptomyces nigrescens genome, one window contains:
- the secY gene encoding preprotein translocase subunit SecY, which yields MLTAFARAFKTPDLRKKLLFTLGIIVLYRIGVHIPVPGVKYANVEFCMERPHADSGLFGLVNMFSGGALLQVTIFALGIMPYITASIILQLLTVVIPRLEALKKEGQTGQAKITQYTRYLTVALAALEGTGLVAAARGGTLFPGCTRQIVPSGSVFIAITMVITMTAGTCLTMWLGELVTGRGIGNGMSILMFISIAARFPGALWQVKLEGELAGGWIEFFAVILVGLAMVALVVFVEQAQRRIPVQYAKRMIGRRSYGGTSTYIPLKVNQAGVIPVIFASSLLSIPALIAQFSGSKAAWATWLATTFTKGDHPVYLAAYVLLIVFFAFFYVAISFNPEEVADNMKKHGGFVPGIRAGRPTAEYLSYVLNRITWPGSLYLGLIALVPTMELVLFNANQNFPFGGTSILIIVSVGLETVKQIESQLQQRNYEGFLR from the coding sequence GTGCTCACCGCGTTCGCCCGCGCGTTCAAGACGCCCGATCTGCGCAAGAAGCTGCTGTTCACATTGGGCATCATCGTGCTCTACCGGATCGGAGTACACATCCCGGTCCCAGGGGTGAAGTACGCGAACGTCGAGTTCTGCATGGAGCGGCCCCACGCCGACAGCGGGTTGTTCGGCCTGGTGAACATGTTCAGCGGTGGTGCGCTGCTGCAGGTCACGATCTTCGCGCTGGGGATCATGCCGTACATCACGGCGAGCATCATTCTCCAGCTGCTGACCGTGGTGATCCCGCGGCTGGAGGCCCTCAAGAAGGAGGGCCAGACCGGCCAGGCGAAGATCACCCAGTACACCCGCTATCTGACCGTGGCGCTCGCCGCCCTGGAGGGCACCGGTCTGGTGGCCGCCGCCCGCGGCGGTACGCTCTTCCCGGGCTGCACGCGCCAGATAGTGCCCAGCGGCTCGGTCTTCATCGCCATCACGATGGTGATCACGATGACCGCCGGTACCTGCCTGACCATGTGGCTCGGTGAGCTGGTCACCGGCCGAGGTATCGGCAACGGCATGTCGATCCTGATGTTCATCTCGATCGCCGCCCGCTTCCCGGGCGCGCTGTGGCAGGTCAAGCTCGAGGGCGAGCTCGCCGGCGGCTGGATCGAGTTCTTCGCCGTGATCCTGGTGGGCCTGGCGATGGTCGCCCTGGTGGTCTTCGTCGAGCAGGCCCAGCGGCGCATTCCGGTGCAGTACGCGAAGCGCATGATCGGGCGCCGGTCCTATGGCGGTACGTCGACTTACATCCCGCTCAAGGTGAACCAGGCAGGGGTGATTCCCGTTATCTTCGCGTCCTCGCTGCTCTCCATCCCGGCGCTCATCGCACAGTTCAGCGGGTCGAAGGCGGCATGGGCGACGTGGCTCGCCACCACCTTCACCAAGGGAGACCACCCCGTTTACCTCGCCGCGTACGTCTTGTTGATCGTGTTCTTCGCCTTCTTCTACGTGGCCATCAGCTTCAACCCCGAAGAAGTCGCCGACAACATGAAGAAGCACGGTGGCTTCGTCCCGGGCATCCGGGCCGGTCGTCCGACGGCCGAGTACCTCAGCTACGTGCTCAACCGGATCACGTGGCCGGGCTCGCTGTACCTGGGGCTGATCGCGCTCGTACCAACAATGGAGTTGGTGCTTTTCAACGCGAACCAGAACTTCCCCTTCGGCGGGACAAGCATCCTCATCATCGTGAGT